In Streptococcus gallolyticus subsp. gallolyticus DSM 16831, the sequence AGTAGACGTTGCTACGTTAATAAGCGATGGTAGTTCAGGAAATCCAAGTTCTATAGCGACAAATTTATTTGGTGAAAATACTTATTTTTATGTTAAAAATGCTTTTTCTATCTATAATCAAGAGACTGGGCAAATAGATGTGTATAGCATGAAATGGACATTGCAGTCTGTTAACTATTCAACAGATGATACTACTATCGGTTTTAGTGTTTATGAGACAGGTAGCGGTCGTGTAAATACTTTCTTAAGTTTGGGATCAGGTTCACAGGTGCAGCAACGTGGTAATTACATTAATAGCCATGTTCAATTTTTCAAAGTAGTTGATAGCGAAAATGCTGGAAGTGTATCCGTTGAAGAAGCTATAGCGGCAGGCTATATTGAATCATCTGCTGTAAAAATACACTTGGGTTATGCTGATATTGACGCTGATGAATCTGTGGAAATCACAGAAAGTATCATTAAAAATGTTTATGTCTCAGAAAATATAGCACTGGCTTATCAAGTTACAGATGATGGTTTTTTGGCAGTGACTCGCAAGTATAACGATACAAGCAATGTTAGTGAAACAACAGAAGGGCAAGCATATTTTCTTATGGAACTAGATGTTCCTGCTGATGGTTTCGATATTTCTATTAGCACTGTAGGAACTAAGCTAGATGCTTCAGGAAATAATATTGTTGGACAAGGTTCCAAAGTTGCTCCAAGTATTTTATCGACTATTAAGTATCCTCAAAAACTTTTTATCAATTATTATGAATTAGATGAATATGGAAACAAGACGACTATTAAACTTCAAGATAGTGTCGTAGGAAACGGTTATTCTGGTGATTTATATACTGATGCTGTCGATGAAAATGGTGATAAAATTAGTTTAACTCCACCAAGTACAATCACAGATACCGAAGGAAATGTTTGGGTATTAATTTCTGATAGGACTGATGGAACAAAAAATACACGTTTTATAGATGGGACAACTGAATCTATTAATTATTACTATGCGTTATTGACAGGAGATGTTATTGTCCATTATGTTGATGAGTCAGGCAACTCAATTTCTGATGATATTTTAGACACAGAAAATGGGAACAATGGTTCTTCATACGATACGACAGATAATAAGTTAACTTCTATTACTTCAAATGGAAAACTTTACCACTTGGTAGGGGTTGGTGTGGAAGATAGTGATGGTGCATTAACTTTTACTAGTGATGGAAAAGTTATTACATCAGAAACGTCATCAGAGGAGCAAGGATATCTAACTTCTACTTCAACATCGACTACGGAAATAACATCATCATATGATTCAACGACAGAGCCTTCGACTATAACTGTCACGACAGAGAACCGAGATGAAACCACAAGAGAATTATTATCGATTACCGAAGTGACAACTACTATCACTGTAAGTGCGGTTGAAGGTTCGGATGAAAATCTTGTGACTAAAAACGTTACAACTACAATAATCACGATACCTACAGTTGAAGTCACTTATGTTTACAAGCTCGTTACCGGCGATGTTCTGGTTCATTATGTCGATAAAAATGGCAACATCATTTCTGATGATGTGGTCGATGAAGAAAACACCCCGGTCAACGATACTTATGACACGACCGACCACAAGCCAAGTGAAATCAGCTATAACGACCACACTTATCGCCTAGTTCCGTCATTAACCGAAGGTGCTGAAACTGGTACAGTTGTTGAAGGTACAACTGAGGTAACCTATGTTTATGAATTGGTAACCGGCGATGTGTTGGTTCACTACGTTGATAAAGCCGGCAATACTATCTCTGCTGACGTGGTTGATGAGGAGAATACCCCAGTTAACGACACTTATGACACGACCGACCACAAGCCAAGCGAAATCACTTACGGCGGTCACACTTATCGCTTAGTTCCGTCATTAACAGAAGGCAACGAAACCGGCACAGTCGTTGAAGGCACCACTGAAGTAACCTATGTTTACGAATTGGTAACTGGTGATGTTATCGTTCATTATGTCGATAAGGACGGTAATATCATTTCTGCTGATGTTGTTGATGAGGAGAACGCCCCAGTCAACGACACTTATGACACGACCGACCACAAACCAAGTGAAATTACTTATGGTGGTCACACTTATCGTCTAGTTCCAACATTGACTGAGGGTGCAGAAACTGGCACAGTCGTTGAAGGTATAACTGAGGTCACTTATGTTTATGAACTGGTAACCGGTGACGTTGTTGTTCACTACGTCGATAAAACTGGCAATACTATCTCTGCTGACGTGGTTGATGAAGAAAACGCCCCAGTCAATGATGAATATGACACAAGGGATCATAAACCAAGCGAAATCAGCTATAACGACCACACTTATCGTTTAGTTCCGTCATTAACGGAAGGCAATGAAACCGGCACAGTCGTTGAAGGAACAACCGAGGTGACTTACGTTTATGAATTGGTAACCGGTGATGTTCTGGTTCATTATGTCGATAAAACTGGCAATCCGATTTCCGATGATGTGATTGATGAAGAAGCTGCGCCAGTCAATGATACTTATGACACGACGGATCATAAGCCATCTGAAATTAATTATGACGACCATATTTATCGTCTAGTTCCGTCATTAACGGAAGGTGACGAAACTGGAACAATTGTCGAAGGCACAATTGAGGTGACTTACGTTTATGAACTGGTAACCGGCGATGTTCTGGTTCATTATGTCGATAAAGATGGCAACACCATTTCTGATGATGTGGTTGATGAAGAAGATGCCCCAGTCAATGATGACTATGATACAACGGATCATAAGCCGACAGAAATTTCGTATAATGGTCACATCTATCGTCTAGTTCCAACATTGACTGAAGGCAACGAAACTGGTCAAGTTGTCGAAGGAACGACTGAAGTGACTTACGTTTACGAGCTCGTTACCGGCGATGTGCTTGTTCACTACGTTGATAAGGATGGCAACACCATTTCTGATGATGTGGTTGATGAGGAGAATGCACCAGTCAATGATGCCTATGATACGACGGACCATAAGCCGACAGAAATTTCACATAATGGTCACATCTATCGCCTAGTTCCATCATTAACGGAAGGTGACGAAACTGGCACGGTCGTTGAAGGTACAACTGAAGTGACTTACGTTTATGAATTGGTAACAGGTGATGTGCTTGTTCACTACGTTGATGAGGATGGCAATCCAATCGCAACTGATGTGATTGATGAAGAAGCTGCCCCAGTCAACGACAAATATGATACGACGGACCATAAGCCAAGTGAAATCAGCTATAACGACCACACTTATCGCTTAGTTCCGTCATTAACGGAAGGTAACGAAACTGGAACAATTGTCGAGGGCACAACCGAGGTGACTTACGTTTACGAGCTCGTTACTGGCGATGTGCTTGTTCACTATGTTGATAAGGACGGTAATATTATTTCTGCTGACGTGGTTGATGAGGAGAACACCCCAGTCAATGATGACTATGATACAACCGACCACAAACCAAGTGAAATTACTTATGGTGGTCACACTTATCGCTTAGTTCCATCATTAACCGAAGGCGACGAAACCGGCACAGTCATTGAAGGCACAACTGAAGTCACTTATGTTTATGAACTGGTAACCGGTGACGTTGTTGTTCACTATGTCGATAAGGATGGTAACACGATCTCGGATGACGTGGTCGATGAAGATGGTGCACCAATTAATGATTCTTACGATACAACGGATCATAAACCAAGTGAGATCACATATAACGGTCATGTTTACCGTATTGACACAACTGCGACTGAAGGTAACGAAACTGGCACGGTCGTTGAAGGTATAACCGAAGTCACTTATGTTTATGAACTGGTAACCGGTGATGTGTTGGTTCACTATATTGATAAGGCTGGCAATCCAATTTCTGATGATGTGGTCGATGAAGAGAATGCACCGGTCAATGACGCATATGACACGACTGACCACAAGCCAAGTGAAATTACTTATGGTGGTCACACTTATCGCCTAGTTCCGTCATTAACGGAAGGTAACGAAACTGGAACAATTGTCGAAGGCACAACTGAAGTCACTTATGTTTATGAACTTGTTACTGGCACAGTCGTTGAAGACATACCTGAAGTGGCCTATGTTTACGAATTGGTAACCGGAAATGTGCTTGTTCACTACGTGGATAAAGACGGTAATTCAATCGCAGATGATGTAGTTGATGAAGAAGCTGCGCCAGTCAATGATACTTATGACACGACGGATCATAAGCCATCTGAAATTAATTATGACGGCCATATTTATCGCCTAGTTCCGTCATTAACGGAAGGCAACGAAACTGGTACAATCGTCGAGGGCACAACTGAGGTCACTTATGTTTATGAATTGGTAACAGGTGACGTTATCGTTCACTATGTCGATAAGGATGGCAACACCATTTCTGCTGATGTGATTGATGAAGAAGCTGCCCCAGTCAATGACGAGTACGATACAACGGATCATAAGCCGACAGAAATTTCGTATAATGGTCACATCTATCGCCTAGTTCCGTCATTAACCGAAGGTGCTGAAACTGGTATAGTTGTTGAAGGTACAACCGAGGTGACTTACGTTTACGAGTTGGTAACAGGTGACGTTGTCGTTCATTATGTTGATAAAGACGGTAATCCAATCGCAGATGACGTAGTCGATGAAGAAGCTACTCCAGTTAACGATGAATATGATACGACAGACCACAGACCGACTACGATAACAGTTGACGGTGTGACTTATCATTTGGTGGAAAGTGAGTTGCCAAGTAACGAAATTGGTAAGGTATCGGAAGGTGTTACAGAAGTTACTTATATTTATCAAAAAGAAATAATAGAAGTAGTAACACATCATATTGATGAAAATGGCAATCCCGTAGCAGATGATGAACGTGGCACAACTCCACATAAGACACCAGAAGAACTTCCTGAATACGAGTTTGTTAAAACAACGACTGATGAATTTGGTAATACCACTCATATCTACAAAAAAGTAGAAAAACCAGTTGTAAGAAAAACTGTAGCACCACCTACAGACAATCCTCAAAAACACGAAACTAATGTAAAAACTGTTATTAATCCTACAGATAATAAGGCTCAATCTAACGATTTCTTGCCAAATACTGGTAATGAAAACAGCAGTATGACATCACTTGCTGGAATGCTTGTGACGTTTATTGCTACTTTATTATTTAGAAAAAAACGTAAGGATAACTAGTAAGGCTTAATTATAGATAATAAGCATTCCTTCTGTTTACATTATAAGGATAAAACAACACCCCAAAAGTTGGTTCACTTTTGGGGTGTTGTTGTGTAATAAAGTTATTTATATCACTAAACCTCTGTAAATTGTTTTTTCTTGAGTTCAAACGTGACGTCTGTTTCTTGAGCGACAGCTGTTTCGTGAGTGACGATAATAACGGTTTTATTTTGCTTATGTGCAATATCTTTGAAGATATTGACAATGTCTTGTGTTGTTTCTTCGTCCAAGTTTCCTGTCGGTTCGTCAGCGATAATTAAATCATGTTCTGTTGCTAAAGCGCGAACGATAGCAACACGCTGTTGTTGCCCACCAGAGAGTTGAAGAACTGGCTTGTCAATCATTTCTTTGGGAATACCAACGAGTTCAAAAAGTTCTTCGATTTTGGCATTGTCCACGGGTTTGTTAGAGATTTCTAGCGCCGTTTGAACATTTTGACGAGCAGTCATGTAGGTCATTAAATTATAAGCTTGGAAAATCGTTGAAACAGAGTTTTTACGATAATTGGTCAAACCAGATTTATTGATATCATTATCTTCCAAATAAATTTCACCAGCTTTGGGGCTATCTAAGCCAGCTAGTAGAGAAAGGAAAGTTGTTTTTCCGCTTCCTGACTGACCAAGAATAGAGTAAACTTTCCCTTTTTCAAAGGTTAGATTAACGTCTTTAAAAAGATAATCGTCAGGATTGTTGGTGTACCAATAACCGATATTATGTGTTCGTAAAGTCATTTCTTAGTCCTTTCTAGTTAGATGATAAGATATCCTTAGGTTTCATGCGGATAATGCCAATACTTGCAAGAATTGTTGAAACAAATGAAATCAGAAGTGCAATTCCACCAAGTTTTGCGACATCAGTTCCTGTTAATTTGATATCAAGGTCATCGATTTCTTGAGTTGAAGAGGTTGCCATTGATACCATATTACCCATGCCGCCACGACCGCCTCCGCCACCAGGGGCACCAGATTTTTGACCAGAATCACTATTGTTGCTGTCAGAAGAATTAGTATCTTGACCAGGACCACCGCCATTTTGTCCTGAAGTTTGGGTCGTTTGTTCGGTAGAAGTTGATGATGACAAGAGCTGATTACCGAGCGCATTTCCCACAAAATTACCAGCAAATGAAGCAATAATAAGTGATACCACCGTTACCATGAAGAGTTCCATAAAGAATTGACCGATAATCTTAATGCGATTTTCACCGAGGCTCATCAGAACACCAATTTCATAACGACGTTCGCGAATGCTAAGGATAACAATAAGTGTCAAGATAACAGCGCCAGCGATTGCTACCAAGATAACGATGTTTTGAGCGATTGATGAAATATTGTTAAGTGGTGAAAGCATTTGTTCGTAGATTTCATCACTTGAAGTGACAGAGTAAGAATCAGTATCGATTTCAGATTCTACTTCGTCAACGAAATCGTCCATATCTTCTGGATTTGAGAGAGTATAAACAGCTGAATCAAGTGTGTCTGTTTCACCTTTCATTGTATCTGCTGTTGTTAGATTGGTGTAGATATTGTTTTGAGGATTTGAAGCATTAGACATCATTTGAGCCGTAGTAGCTGTTGATGAATTCTCATAGATACCAACGACAGTCAATGTATAACTTGTTTCAGTATCATCTACGGTTGTTGTTACGGTAAAGGTATCTCCGACACTAAGGTCATTAGCGTCAGCTAAATCTGAAGAAATCACCGCAGAATTATCCGCAGTATCAGACGTGATACCAACACCGTCAGTGATTTCACTTGTGCCAGATGTAAAGTCACTCACGTAATCAGTGCTGTTGACACCTGTAATGGTAAAGTCACCAGATGTCATTTCCATACCGCCACGACCAGAGGGTTGATTGCTATCAGATGAATCATCGCTGCTTGAATCTGAATCATCTGAAGAAGATGAAGATGATGTCGAAATAGCAGAAATATCATCACCAGCTGTTGCTGTCGTTGTTGTGGTAAAGAGATAAGAAGCTACGCCGTCTTTTTCAGCGATAGACTCGGCTGTCGCAAGGTCAACAGAAGTAGTTGCTGAACTATCGTCACTAGAATCATCAGAACTGCTGTCGCTGTCAGGATTGAAAGCTTTCATCATCGCTTCCCGATTAACAGATAAGGTGACTGTTGCGCCAGCTTCACTTTTGGCTGATTCGACAGCTGAATCGGCAGCATTTTTAATGGTCAATCCAGCTAAAACGAAAATTAAAATAGCACTAGTTACTAAAATTAGTAGTGCCGTACGTCCTTTCTTTGCTTTTGTCGCAAGCCAAGCTCGCTTAATAAAGTTCATATAAAACTCTCCTTTGAAATTTTGATACGAAAGAAGTATAGACAACTTGTCTTAATTTCAACTGAAAGAAAACTGAAACAAAACTTAAATCATTTTGTCACGCTTTAAACATAAAAAACATACGTTAAAAACGAACATTTTAAAAATACAAAATAAAATAATTGACATAAAACGAACGGTAGTGTAAAATAATAATGGAAAGGTAAGTTTTTACCTAGCGATGCTCTGCTATTTTCAGACGTAGGAGAGTTATAGGAAGGTCATTTTTTAATGAAAGAGTTTCTAACTATTAGGCAAACTCTACTATCAAAAAGTGACTTTCTTTTTTAGTTAAGACATTTTTGACAGGTTGGAGTTGCGGTAGCAGAAACTATGGAGAAACTGATATGTATAACGAAATGCCTGTCTTTGATTACGAAGATATCCAATTGATTCCAAACAAATGTATCATCAGTAGTCGTTCGGAAGCTGACACGCAAGTGACACTTGGCGATTATACCTTTAAATTGCCTGTTATTCCTGCCAATATGCAGACCATTATTGATGAAAACATCGCAGAAGATTTGGCTAAGAATGGGTATTTTTACATTATGCACCGTTTTGATGAAGAGGCTCGTAAACCATTTGTTGAGCGTATGCACGAACAAGGGTTAATTGCGTCTATTTCAGTAGGTGTTAAAGACTATGAGTACGATTTCGTCACAAGTTTAAAAGATGATGCGCCTGAATTTATCACAATTGACATTGCCCATGGACATTCTGATAGTGTGATTAACATGATTCAACACATCAAAAAAGAATTGCCTAAAACCTTTGTCATTGCTGGTAATGTTGGAACGCCAGAGGCTGTTCGTGAGTTGGAAAATGCTGGCGCTGATGCTACGAAAGTTGGGATTGGTCCAGGGAAAGTCTGTATCACTAAAGTAAAAACTGGCTTTGGAACGGGTGGGTGGCAATTAGCTGCGCTTCGTTGGTGTGCCAAAGCTGCTCGTAAGCCGATTATTGCTGACGGCGGAATTCGTACGCACGGCGATATTGCCAAGTCAATCCGCTTTGGTGCAACAATGGTTATGATTGGTTCATTATTTGCAGGGCATTTGGAAAGCCCAGGAAAATTGGTCGAAGTAGATGGTGAGCAGTATAAAGAATATTACGGTTCAGCTTCTGAATACCAAAAAGGTGAACATAAAAACGTCGAAGGAAAGAAAATTTTATTACCAGTCAAAGGGCATTTGAAAGATACTCTGGTTGAAATGCAAGAAGACCTTCAAAGTGCAATTTCCTATGCTGGTGGACGTGATTTGCACAGCTTAACACGTGTTGATTACGTCATCGTTAAAAATTCCATTTGGAATGGTGATTCGATTTAAGTTTGAAATATATAAAAGCCGCTCTTTTTTTGAGTGGCTTTCTTTGTATGTTAATGATAAAACTCTGAGAATGCTTTATTTAAAGTGGCATCTGTCTCGGCTAGTATCTCTTCCTTAGAACGAACAGCAGTTCCTTGAGCTCTGACAAGGTGGAAAGCGTCAAAACCCATGATTTCTTGGAAAATGCCACGAATGTAGTTAGGAGCAAAATCCAAAGTTGTATAGCGGTCTTGATTAGTGTAAATAGAACCGCTGGCAAGAAGCAAAAGCACTTGGTAATCATCGGTCATTAGCCCAACAGAGCCATTTTCAGTATATTTGAATGTTTCACGAGCAATCAAGATATTGTCAATATAGTCTTTCATTCGTGAGGTCACATTGAAATTATGCAAAGGTGACACAATAACGATACGGTGGTGATCTTTAAACTGTTCTAACAATGCTTGCGATTGTTTTGCTAGAGCTAATTCAGCTTCAGTCAATGGAAGATTGTCAGCTTGTTTTTTCCAAATTCCTAATAATTCGTCTTGTTCAATGCGTGGGATGTCTGTCGCATAAAGATTTAAAATTGTGAGATCATCGTTTGAAAATCGGACAGCGTATTTATCAAGGAATTTTTCTTGCAAAGTCGCACTAAAACTGTTGTTATTTTGGTAATCAGGGTGTGCATTTATTAGTAAAGTTTTCATCTTTGTGTTCTCCAATTCTTTTTGATATACTAAGCATAACACTAAATGGTGTCAAAATATGACACCGATAAGGAAAGAAAAGATGAAAAAATCAGAACGCCTTAACCACGAACTTATTTTTCTGTCAGAACGCCCATTTTTTCAATTGAAAGATTTAATGGCAGAATTTCAGATTTCAAAACGAACAGCTTTGCGAGACATGGCTGCACTAGAAGATATGGGACTGGCTTTTTATACGGAAACTGGTAAAAACGGTGGCTATCATCTGGTTAGTCAGACCTTGCTGACACCGATTTATTTCACCCAAGACGATTTGACAATGATTTTTTATGCCTTAAATTCATTGCGCAGACTTTCTGTGACACCATTTGATAAAAGTTATCCGCAGATATTTGAAAAACTTTTGGTCTCTTTATCGACAGCACAGCGAGAATATGTTTTAAAAATCTTAAACGTTTTGGAATTTTACGATGTTCCTGTCATTTCATCTAGCACATTTTTGCGCGAATTATTGGAAGCGACGGTAGATGAGCATATTTTACACATTGACTATAAGCAAACGGAGCGCTTACAGCAGTTGATACAAGTCTATAAAGTTTTTTATCGTAGTGGGATTTGGTTTTTTGAAGCTTATTTGGTGGATGAGGACAAATGGAAAACCTATCGTGTGGATTGTTTGCTTGCTTGTGAGAGGGCAGAAAACCAAGAAAACCGTCAAAAGCGCACGCAGTTAGAGAAGTCTTTTAGGGCATTTTACCAAGATTATCTGACAATTTCTTTTAAGTGCGAAATCGATGGTGCTGGAAAAGAGCATTTTTTAAAGGGGGCTTATCGTGATATGCAACTCCACGAAGAAAATGGTCAGTATTATATTGTAGGACATTTTAGTAGAGAAGAATTGGACTATATGGTACAATACTTAATCACTTTTGGAAAACATTTAACTGTGATGGAGCCTGATTTTTTACGCGAGGCTTATTTAGCAGAATTACAAGAAATCGTTGACCGCTACGCACAATAAAGGAGGAAAAGTAGTGATGAACAAAGGAAGATTGGAAGCTTTTACAGATGCCATTGTTGCCATTATTATAACGATATTAGTTTTGGAATTGCCAAAGCCAGATAGCTATACCATCTCGACGCTTTTTGAACATTGGCAAGCTTACATTGCTTACATATCATCGTTTACCTTGTTATTAGGTGTTTGGTATAATCATCATAATTTATTTAAATCAATTGAAGTGATTGACCGCAGGGTCTTTTGGGTTAATGGTGTGTGGTTATTGATTCAGTCATTTATCCCATTTGTAACTTCATGGATTGGTGATTATCCTGATCACGCCCAACCTTTGGTGACCTTTATTGTACTGAGCATATTGTGGACCATGTCTTATCGATTACTTTATCATTTCCTGAGTGAGATTAATGACCAAATGCCACCTTATCCTTATCGTGTAACGCTAAATATCATAACAGTTTATATTGTCTTGATTGTAATAGCGCTTATTCAACCGCTTTTAGGATTATTAGCCTTAGCTTCTTATAATATTTATGGTGTTTTTCGCCCAGCAGCATTTTAATGACTGTATTTTCAGAAAATTACTTCTTTTAATAATAGGACCAATGTCATCTTGCCATATAACCATTGAAAATGATACAATAGACGTGTCATTAGTTAGTGATGGTTAAAATTTAATAAAACTTATTTATGCTACGAATGGGCGTAGCGTCTCTACAAGACACCGTAATGTCTAACAATAAGTCTTTGCTCAATGACAGTTGAGATGTTTTTGCATATAGTTGTGAAAATATGACCGAGTAACAAGAGGTGTTTACCATATGTGTAAACATCTCTTGTTTGTTTTTATATGTGTCCTTATGCCTAATCACGTTTCATCATAAGTTATTATTTTTAGCCAATTCGATTTTAAAAATTTTCAGAAGGAGAATCCATGAAATTATTGGAAAATCGCATCTTAAATGATGGGAATGTTTTAGGTGAGGACATCTTAAAAGTAGATAGTTTTCTAACTCACCAAGTTGACTATGAATTAATGCAGGAAATCGGCAAAGTTTTTGCTGATGCCTACAAAGATGCTGGTATTACTAAGGTTGTTACTATCGAAGCATCAGGTATTGCTCCAGCCCTCTATACAGCGCAAGCGATGAACGTTCCGATGATTTTTGCTAAAAAAGCGAAAAATATCACGATGACTGAAGGTATTTTAACCGCAGAAGTTTATTCGTTTACAAAACGTGTGACTAGCACCGTATCAATCGCAAGTAAATTCTTGTCAGAAGACGATACAGTTCTCATCGTTGATGATTTCTTGGCAAATGGTCAAGCTGCTAAAGGGCTTTTGGAAATCATTGGTCAAGCAGGAGCGAAAGTTGCTGGCATTGGGATTGTCATTGAAAAATCATTCCAAACTGGTCGCCAATTATTAGAAGAAACTGGTGTCCCTGTAACATCGTTAGCACGTATTAAAGAATTTAAAGATGGACAAGTTGTCTTTATGGAGGCAGATGCGTAAAATGGAAATGAACGAACAAAAACATTCACAAGCAGCTATTCTTGGTTTGCAACACTTGCTTGCTATGTATGCTGGGTCAATTTTAGTGCCAATTATGATTGCTGGTGCGCTTAATTATTCAGCTGAACAGTTGACTTACCTTATCTCAACAGACATTTTCATGTGTGGAGTTGCAACATTCTTACAACTTCAATTGCGTAAGCACTTTGGTGTTGGGCTTCCAGTTGTTCTTGGCTGTGCCTTCCAATCAGTTGCTCCACTTTCAATCATTGGTGCTAAACAAGGTTCAGGTTATATGTTCGGTGCTTTGATTGTGTCAGGAATTTACGTTATTTTGATTTCTGGGATTTTTTCAAAAATTGCCGATTTCTTCCCACCAGTTGTGACAGGGTCAGTTATCACAACAATTGGTTTAACATTGATTCCTGTTGCGATTGGAAACATGGGAGAC encodes:
- a CDS encoding MucBP domain-containing protein; translated protein: MSEELRKKERQRFTIRKTKAWGACSVLLGLSILFVLSPVSVKADDATNSVLENTTVVEDPNETLSVDTDDSSTTPENNNDDNFSEAQEESSVENDIKSKNLNALSQSALSSNSLSSDANDEVSTVTISYTINYVNSEDNSIVSTKTASVDVESTTDTEVASTTVTEKSEAISGYSIASGTSNIITTTLTEGEENVITFYVIPSESTTKDVTGVETVYSRDTSATTNNDSTVANETGEYWPNTNGEILSEYAKSITTSFATAQVYSDEYSATPTLVNYSDLLLYVNGEQVDVATLISDGSSGNPSSIATNLFGENTYFYVKNAFSIYNQETGQIDVYSMKWTLQSVNYSTDDTTIGFSVYETGSGRVNTFLSLGSGSQVQQRGNYINSHVQFFKVVDSENAGSVSVEEAIAAGYIESSAVKIHLGYADIDADESVEITESIIKNVYVSENIALAYQVTDDGFLAVTRKYNDTSNVSETTEGQAYFLMELDVPADGFDISISTVGTKLDASGNNIVGQGSKVAPSILSTIKYPQKLFINYYELDEYGNKTTIKLQDSVVGNGYSGDLYTDAVDENGDKISLTPPSTITDTEGNVWVLISDRTDGTKNTRFIDGTTESINYYYALLTGDVIVHYVDESGNSISDDILDTENGNNGSSYDTTDNKLTSITSNGKLYHLVGVGVEDSDGALTFTSDGKVITSETSSEEQGYLTSTSTSTTEITSSYDSTTEPSTITVTTENRDETTRELLSITEVTTTITVSAVEGSDENLVTKNVTTTIITIPTVEVTYVYKLVTGDVLVHYVDKNGNIISDDVVDEENTPVNDTYDTTDHKPSEISYNDHTYRLVPSLTEGAETGTVVEGTTEVTYVYELVTGDVLVHYVDKAGNTISADVVDEENTPVNDTYDTTDHKPSEITYGGHTYRLVPSLTEGNETGTVVEGTTEVTYVYELVTGDVIVHYVDKDGNIISADVVDEENAPVNDTYDTTDHKPSEITYGGHTYRLVPTLTEGAETGTVVEGITEVTYVYELVTGDVVVHYVDKTGNTISADVVDEENAPVNDEYDTRDHKPSEISYNDHTYRLVPSLTEGNETGTVVEGTTEVTYVYELVTGDVLVHYVDKTGNPISDDVIDEEAAPVNDTYDTTDHKPSEINYDDHIYRLVPSLTEGDETGTIVEGTIEVTYVYELVTGDVLVHYVDKDGNTISDDVVDEEDAPVNDDYDTTDHKPTEISYNGHIYRLVPTLTEGNETGQVVEGTTEVTYVYELVTGDVLVHYVDKDGNTISDDVVDEENAPVNDAYDTTDHKPTEISHNGHIYRLVPSLTEGDETGTVVEGTTEVTYVYELVTGDVLVHYVDEDGNPIATDVIDEEAAPVNDKYDTTDHKPSEISYNDHTYRLVPSLTEGNETGTIVEGTTEVTYVYELVTGDVLVHYVDKDGNIISADVVDEENTPVNDDYDTTDHKPSEITYGGHTYRLVPSLTEGDETGTVIEGTTEVTYVYELVTGDVVVHYVDKDGNTISDDVVDEDGAPINDSYDTTDHKPSEITYNGHVYRIDTTATEGNETGTVVEGITEVTYVYELVTGDVLVHYIDKAGNPISDDVVDEENAPVNDAYDTTDHKPSEITYGGHTYRLVPSLTEGNETGTIVEGTTEVTYVYELVTGTVVEDIPEVAYVYELVTGNVLVHYVDKDGNSIADDVVDEEAAPVNDTYDTTDHKPSEINYDGHIYRLVPSLTEGNETGTIVEGTTEVTYVYELVTGDVIVHYVDKDGNTISADVIDEEAAPVNDEYDTTDHKPTEISYNGHIYRLVPSLTEGAETGIVVEGTTEVTYVYELVTGDVVVHYVDKDGNPIADDVVDEEATPVNDEYDTTDHRPTTITVDGVTYHLVESELPSNEIGKVSEGVTEVTYIYQKEIIEVVTHHIDENGNPVADDERGTTPHKTPEELPEYEFVKTTTDEFGNTTHIYKKVEKPVVRKTVAPPTDNPQKHETNVKTVINPTDNKAQSNDFLPNTGNENSSMTSLAGMLVTFIATLLFRKKRKDN
- a CDS encoding ABC transporter ATP-binding protein codes for the protein MTLRTHNIGYWYTNNPDDYLFKDVNLTFEKGKVYSILGQSGSGKTTFLSLLAGLDSPKAGEIYLEDNDINKSGLTNYRKNSVSTIFQAYNLMTYMTARQNVQTALEISNKPVDNAKIEELFELVGIPKEMIDKPVLQLSGGQQQRVAIVRALATEHDLIIADEPTGNLDEETTQDIVNIFKDIAHKQNKTVIIVTHETAVAQETDVTFELKKKQFTEV
- a CDS encoding ABC transporter permease; the protein is MNFIKRAWLATKAKKGRTALLILVTSAILIFVLAGLTIKNAADSAVESAKSEAGATVTLSVNREAMMKAFNPDSDSSSDDSSDDSSATTSVDLATAESIAEKDGVASYLFTTTTTATAGDDISAISTSSSSSSDDSDSSSDDSSDSNQPSGRGGMEMTSGDFTITGVNSTDYVSDFTSGTSEITDGVGITSDTADNSAVISSDLADANDLSVGDTFTVTTTVDDTETSYTLTVVGIYENSSTATTAQMMSNASNPQNNIYTNLTTADTMKGETDTLDSAVYTLSNPEDMDDFVDEVESEIDTDSYSVTSSDEIYEQMLSPLNNISSIAQNIVILVAIAGAVILTLIVILSIRERRYEIGVLMSLGENRIKIIGQFFMELFMVTVVSLIIASFAGNFVGNALGNQLLSSSTSTEQTTQTSGQNGGGPGQDTNSSDSNNSDSGQKSGAPGGGGGRGGMGNMVSMATSSTQEIDDLDIKLTGTDVAKLGGIALLISFVSTILASIGIIRMKPKDILSSN
- the guaC gene encoding GMP reductase → MYNEMPVFDYEDIQLIPNKCIISSRSEADTQVTLGDYTFKLPVIPANMQTIIDENIAEDLAKNGYFYIMHRFDEEARKPFVERMHEQGLIASISVGVKDYEYDFVTSLKDDAPEFITIDIAHGHSDSVINMIQHIKKELPKTFVIAGNVGTPEAVRELENAGADATKVGIGPGKVCITKVKTGFGTGGWQLAALRWCAKAARKPIIADGGIRTHGDIAKSIRFGATMVMIGSLFAGHLESPGKLVEVDGEQYKEYYGSASEYQKGEHKNVEGKKILLPVKGHLKDTLVEMQEDLQSAISYAGGRDLHSLTRVDYVIVKNSIWNGDSI